From a region of the Helianthus annuus cultivar XRQ/B chromosome 5, HanXRQr2.0-SUNRISE, whole genome shotgun sequence genome:
- the LOC110943463 gene encoding uncharacterized protein LOC110943463, whose product MVAHFRRSVSFSNTASPPPPPSFSTTKIPGKRIHFRSTSLPTRSHPILFQLKYHLNQLKSQWASHTIPDQSIQVDRVSDALIRLRVILESLDDLLDLAPSRDSLRRHPDWVEKVLEDFLVMVDVYGTFQMQISTLKQCIITAQLATKRKDALKKVVCLKGLKKSGGEISKLMPFLQTIRLHPNDVTGSDQNVDLELVGVIKEVIEMIIIISEAVFSGIYESFETRKTSWMMGLKKAKREKGIKELENGIWSLRNYGDEDLNKKMMQSMEECIDGIESGSEKVFRSLINTRVSLLNVLTQ is encoded by the coding sequence ATGGTAGCCCATTTCAGGCGATCCGTCTCTTTCTCCAACACCGCATCGCCGCCGCCGCCACCTTCATTTTCCACCACTAAAATACCCGGAAAAAGGATCCATTTTAGATCCACTAGTCTCCCAACAAGGTCCCACCCTATACTATTTCAACTTAAATACCACCTCAACCAACTCAAATCCCAATGGGCATCCCACACGATACCCGATCAATCAATTCAGGTTGATCGTGTATCAGATGCCCTGATCCGTTTACGGGTAATTCTAGAGTCTCTTGATGACCTACTTGACCTAGCGCCATCAAGAGACTCCCTGCGTCGCCACCCTGATTGGGTGGAGAAGGTTCTAGAAGACTTCCTCGTGATGGTGGATGTCTATGGAACCTTCCAGATGCAAATCTCGACGTTGAAACAATGCATCATCACAGCGCAACTCGCAACAAAGAGAAAAGACGCGTTGAAAAAGGTTGTGTGCTTAAAGGGCTTAAAAAAATCGGGTGGAGAAATATCTAAGCTCATGCCATTTCTCCAGACGATCCGGTTGCATCCAAATGATGTAACCGGATCGGATCAGAATGTTGATCTCGAACTTGTTGGAGTGATAAAAGAAGTAATTGAAATGATTATCATTATATCAGAAGCGGTTTTTAGTGGGATTTACGAGTCGTTTGAGACCCGAAAAACATCATGGATGATGGGATTGAAAAAAGCAAAGAGGGAAAAAGGGATAAAAGAACTAGAGAATGGTATTTGGAGCTTGAGAAATTATGGAGATGAAGATTTGAACAAGAAAATGATGCAAAGTATGGAGGAATGTATTGATGGAATTGAGAGTGGAAGTGAAAAGGTGTTTAGGAGTTTGATAAACACTAGGGTTTCACTACTTAATGTACTTACACAATAA